A window of the Oligoflexus sp. genome harbors these coding sequences:
- a CDS encoding glycine C-acetyltransferase, with product MSQDYLHYLQGEIQKLKDTGLYKRERVITTAQKARIEAEGRSVINLCANNYLSLANHPELIQAGRDALERYGYGMASVRFICGTQSIHKELEASIASFLGMEDSILYSSCFDANGGLFETLLGPEDAIISDALNHASIIDGIRLSKAQRFRYANNDMNDLEAKLKEASGCRFKLIATDGVFSMDGYIAKLKEICDLAERYGAMVMVDDSHSVGFMGAKGRGTHEHCGVMGRVDIITGTLGKALGGASGGYTAGKKEVIEWLRQRSRPYLFSNTLAPVITATSIKVLELLNRSDDLRQRLHANSRYFREGMSKLGFKLLPGEHPIIPVMIGDAALATRMADALLNEGIYVIGFSYPVVPQGQARIRTQMSAELSREQLDQAINAFAKVGRQLGLISG from the coding sequence ATGTCTCAGGATTACCTGCACTATCTGCAAGGCGAAATTCAAAAGCTGAAAGACACAGGGCTCTATAAACGCGAGCGCGTGATCACCACCGCGCAAAAGGCCCGCATCGAGGCGGAAGGCCGCAGCGTCATCAACCTTTGCGCCAATAACTATCTGAGTCTCGCCAATCACCCCGAACTCATCCAGGCCGGCCGTGACGCGCTCGAACGCTATGGCTACGGCATGGCCTCGGTTCGCTTCATCTGCGGGACGCAGTCGATCCACAAGGAACTGGAGGCCAGCATTGCCTCGTTTCTGGGCATGGAAGACAGCATCCTTTACAGCAGCTGCTTCGATGCCAACGGTGGACTCTTCGAAACACTTCTGGGGCCGGAAGATGCGATCATCAGCGATGCCTTGAATCATGCCTCGATCATCGATGGCATTCGACTTTCGAAGGCGCAGCGCTTCCGTTATGCAAACAACGATATGAACGATCTGGAAGCGAAGCTCAAGGAAGCCTCGGGCTGCCGCTTCAAACTGATCGCGACCGACGGCGTCTTCTCGATGGATGGCTACATTGCCAAACTCAAAGAGATCTGTGATCTGGCCGAACGCTATGGGGCCATGGTGATGGTCGATGATTCCCACTCGGTGGGTTTCATGGGCGCCAAGGGCCGCGGCACACACGAACATTGCGGCGTGATGGGCCGCGTGGACATCATCACTGGCACGCTCGGCAAGGCGCTTGGTGGAGCCTCGGGTGGTTATACGGCTGGCAAAAAAGAAGTCATCGAGTGGCTGCGGCAGCGTTCGCGCCCTTATCTTTTTTCCAATACCCTCGCCCCTGTGATCACGGCGACCTCGATCAAGGTGCTGGAGCTTCTGAACCGATCCGACGACCTGCGGCAGCGTCTGCACGCCAACAGCCGTTATTTCCGTGAAGGCATGAGCAAACTCGGCTTCAAACTCCTGCCGGGCGAGCATCCCATCATTCCCGTCATGATCGGCGACGCGGCCCTGGCCACGCGCATGGCCGATGCTCTTTTGAATGAAGGCATCTACGTGATCGGCTTCTCCTATCCTGTGGTGCCCCAGGGCCAGGCGCGGATTCGGACCCAGATGTCGGCGGAATTGAGCCGCGAACAGCTGGATCAGGCGATCAACGCCTTTGCAAAAGTCGGACGACAACTCGGATTGATTTCAGGTTAG
- a CDS encoding ATP-binding protein, with protein MLIARLALLFFLMGPASAQDQTLTLESIEELEQSMHAAPLVVGKRLEKYLQDATPHDNPRLWLKALFVHMLLFQGDLDAPESMALQKKWMEEAQAALPGIPESREKLEYEMGYLKRRVRERGLSDRIEELDARYEALLKKSRAMQQPTITSRLLGDYAELALNEQKIEKALELSLAALEELNAAVFPEWSLARPSVKSIVALVFQEAGRDAESLRLYQEILAEACEGKDNPYFCNPILTNIAFALVTSKDRETYMKALSYLDRAIKDAERIQDLWTIGIARHKKAHIFYREGQYEATIKLESEAYAIFVKIKETERAVNALIFKAMALNKLKRFTEAMTILDQGEAMLKAEGKPAFSNLLDARTNALVGLKRFEEAFRLLNESYLDMEKMLSERSQKSFSEAAARVGLQLEQEKNKVLERDQKIAELRIQESERLQQFLIMGLLLATLVILVSLWAVLRSREVRLIKNKLQNILDSIDEAILIVGSDLRIRGPVSPFLQHIRQDDRDPVGTDFIESVLHGSMLSQDDCATIRHCLLAMFGEERLAFDLNVAHLPLELVRAHGPERRIYTMHWQPIFDGHHHLRSMIVSMRDVTERKVLEQSMRQEKREHERAAQCLLELSRAHFSRVTALLEQMEAILPRTEIITVSPELLRSIHTCKGVARGLGLSLLSTALHSFEDSVQRNAPEAEGLKESIQVYRNLLKQIGSGQSPTSQEASDLAGVWHHVQTAMKQRLKEEGLSWAGCVVRDDVPRWTDGSLRVLEQCLMHALNNSIDHGFVFPSRRGVKVDSPYFEVAANSDHDAAHIIIRDNGAGLDWEGLRAKAREMNQDPEGDLTEILFMDGFSTAQSVSETSGRGMGLAAIRALCRQQGGDARLRARSDRSGTELHLTLGFHSQQTHPWLATA; from the coding sequence ATGCTGATCGCACGCCTCGCCCTCCTCTTTTTTCTGATGGGGCCAGCCTCGGCCCAGGATCAAACTCTGACTTTGGAGAGCATCGAGGAACTGGAACAAAGCATGCACGCCGCACCCTTGGTCGTCGGAAAGCGGCTTGAAAAATATCTGCAGGACGCGACTCCTCATGACAATCCCCGTCTTTGGCTGAAAGCGCTTTTTGTTCATATGCTGCTGTTTCAGGGTGATCTGGATGCCCCGGAGTCCATGGCGCTGCAAAAAAAATGGATGGAAGAGGCCCAGGCCGCGTTGCCAGGAATTCCGGAGAGCCGGGAAAAACTCGAATATGAAATGGGTTATCTGAAGCGAAGGGTGCGCGAGCGCGGGCTGAGTGATCGTATCGAGGAACTGGATGCTCGGTATGAGGCCCTCCTCAAAAAATCCCGCGCCATGCAGCAGCCGACCATTACGAGCCGGCTGCTGGGAGATTACGCAGAACTCGCGCTGAATGAGCAAAAAATCGAGAAGGCCCTGGAACTTTCCCTGGCCGCACTCGAAGAACTCAACGCGGCGGTTTTCCCGGAATGGTCGCTGGCGCGCCCTTCGGTAAAGTCCATCGTGGCCCTGGTTTTCCAGGAGGCCGGACGCGACGCTGAGTCCCTGCGGCTTTATCAGGAGATTTTAGCCGAAGCCTGCGAGGGGAAGGACAATCCCTATTTCTGTAATCCCATCCTGACCAATATTGCCTTTGCGTTGGTGACTTCCAAGGATCGCGAGACCTATATGAAGGCCCTCAGCTATCTGGATCGGGCCATCAAGGATGCGGAAAGAATCCAGGATCTCTGGACCATCGGGATCGCGCGGCACAAAAAGGCCCATATTTTTTATCGCGAAGGTCAGTATGAGGCGACGATCAAGCTAGAGTCCGAAGCCTACGCTATCTTCGTCAAGATCAAGGAAACCGAAAGGGCTGTGAATGCCCTTATTTTCAAGGCGATGGCCCTGAATAAACTGAAGCGCTTTACCGAGGCCATGACGATACTGGACCAGGGCGAAGCCATGCTGAAAGCGGAAGGCAAACCGGCCTTCAGCAATCTTCTGGACGCCCGCACGAATGCGCTGGTGGGGCTGAAGCGTTTTGAAGAGGCTTTTCGCCTGCTCAATGAAAGTTATCTGGATATGGAGAAGATGCTGTCCGAACGCTCGCAAAAAAGTTTCAGCGAGGCGGCGGCACGGGTGGGTTTGCAGCTGGAGCAGGAGAAAAACAAGGTTCTGGAGCGCGATCAGAAAATCGCAGAACTCCGTATCCAGGAAAGCGAGCGCCTCCAGCAGTTTTTGATCATGGGTCTTCTTCTCGCCACCCTTGTGATCCTGGTGAGCCTTTGGGCCGTTCTTCGTTCGCGCGAGGTGCGGCTCATCAAGAATAAGCTGCAGAACATCCTCGACTCCATTGATGAAGCGATCCTGATCGTCGGTTCGGATCTTAGAATAAGGGGGCCGGTTTCGCCCTTTCTACAGCATATTCGGCAGGACGATCGGGATCCGGTCGGCACCGATTTCATTGAGTCCGTCCTTCATGGCAGCATGCTCTCGCAGGATGATTGCGCCACGATCCGGCACTGTCTGCTGGCCATGTTCGGCGAGGAGCGTCTGGCTTTTGACCTGAACGTGGCGCATCTGCCTTTGGAACTTGTCAGAGCCCATGGCCCTGAGCGGCGTATTTATACCATGCATTGGCAGCCGATCTTTGACGGTCACCACCATCTTCGTTCCATGATCGTCAGCATGCGCGATGTCACCGAACGCAAGGTCCTGGAGCAATCCATGCGGCAGGAGAAACGAGAGCATGAGCGGGCGGCTCAGTGCCTTTTGGAATTGTCCCGCGCGCACTTCAGTCGCGTGACAGCTCTTTTGGAGCAGATGGAAGCGATACTGCCCAGGACTGAGATTATTACAGTTTCGCCCGAGCTGCTGCGATCCATTCATACCTGCAAGGGCGTGGCGCGAGGGCTTGGACTTTCACTTCTGAGCACAGCTCTTCATAGCTTTGAAGACTCGGTTCAAAGAAATGCGCCCGAAGCCGAGGGACTGAAAGAAAGCATTCAGGTCTATCGCAACCTTTTGAAGCAAATCGGTTCAGGCCAGAGCCCGACTTCGCAGGAGGCTTCTGATCTGGCTGGGGTTTGGCATCACGTTCAGACGGCGATGAAACAGCGTCTGAAAGAGGAAGGCCTTTCATGGGCAGGTTGCGTTGTCAGGGATGATGTTCCCCGCTGGACCGACGGAAGCCTGCGAGTCCTGGAGCAGTGCCTCATGCATGCTCTGAATAATTCCATTGATCATGGCTTTGTCTTTCCAAGCAGGCGTGGTGTGAAGGTGGACTCACCTTATTTTGAAGTGGCTGCAAACTCCGATCATGACGCAGCGCATATCATAATCCGGGATAACGGCGCGGGTTTGGACTGGGAGGGACTGCGGGCGAAAGCGCGGGAGATGAATCAGGATCCAGAGGGTGATCTGACCGAAATTCTTTTCATGGATGGCTTTTCCACCGCGCAGTCCGTATCGGAAACGAGCGGCCGCGGTATGGGGCTCGCGGCCATTCGGGCTCTCTGTCGTCAGCAGGGTGGCGACGCTCGCCTCAGGGCACGTTCCGACCGCAGCGGAACGGAACTGCATCTGACTCTTGGGTTTCATTCTCAGCAGACTCATCCATGGCTGGCTACAGCCTGA
- a CDS encoding substrate-binding periplasmic protein, which produces MQKLWAQLAALLLATQALAEPLRIGYIDYHPIVHKTDKGPVGYLVEYMKPIFAKAGYTPEWRDLPTHRALIQLQQGQLDVFLTLLHTPERAQQINYSEVPIFQAQSAVCSKPGAFQVPPRSPLRIAHFLSTVIPPALQAHELVPVTPEEVTQRMLTMLDKGRIDAIYYVYPEVLALSLAATNTRLELECRVFQEFSMHVYLGISKKLPADRQRRLNEALRKEKALHDFRTYIDSLLRSANVKNFRKVDAVARDFEIVKK; this is translated from the coding sequence GTGCAGAAGTTATGGGCTCAACTTGCAGCCTTGCTCTTGGCTACCCAGGCCTTGGCTGAGCCTTTGCGCATCGGATATATCGACTATCATCCTATAGTTCATAAAACTGACAAGGGGCCAGTTGGCTACCTTGTCGAGTATATGAAGCCCATCTTTGCCAAGGCTGGTTATACCCCTGAGTGGCGGGACCTGCCGACCCATCGGGCTTTGATCCAGCTGCAGCAGGGGCAGCTTGATGTCTTTCTCACGCTCTTGCATACGCCCGAGCGGGCCCAGCAGATCAACTATAGCGAGGTGCCCATATTTCAGGCTCAGAGCGCGGTCTGCAGCAAGCCTGGGGCCTTTCAGGTGCCTCCCCGTTCTCCGCTTCGCATCGCGCATTTTCTCTCGACTGTCATTCCACCCGCCCTGCAGGCCCACGAACTTGTTCCCGTCACGCCCGAGGAGGTCACCCAGCGCATGCTGACGATGCTGGATAAGGGGCGGATTGATGCCATTTATTATGTTTATCCCGAAGTCCTGGCCCTCTCCCTGGCGGCGACCAACACACGGTTGGAGCTGGAATGCCGTGTTTTCCAGGAATTTAGCATGCATGTGTACCTGGGTATTTCCAAAAAGCTGCCGGCGGATCGCCAGAGGCGGCTCAATGAGGCTCTGCGCAAGGAAAAGGCGCTGCATGATTTTCGAACATACATCGATAGTCTTCTGAGAAGCGCCAACGTCAAGAATTTCCGCAAAGTCGATGCCGTTGCGCGTGATTTTGAGATCGTGAAGAAGTAA
- the rlmM gene encoding 23S rRNA (cytidine(2498)-2'-O)-methyltransferase RlmM: MRSFLLYCRAGFEKDCAAEAHDRFAEKGWNGYPQIHEGQGLVVFRAEPFDPEDKFIQPPSGQDFVFARQMVDDVQLVKGLADGDRAGPLVKALATLAPKGVYRELRLEYLESQEGLGIAPFYKKFSPALFNALKRQGLKHDRNEARAPILHILMPSYEEAWVGRSSPSRSSPWINGIPRLKFPKDAPSRSTLKLDEAFVTLLNDEERVKLLDSPGTAVDLGAAPGGWTFQMVQRGFYVTAVDNGDMDPTLMNTGLVDHKTEDAFKYRPKHSVDLLLCDMVERPQKVMPLMALWFKDKLCRWAVFNLKLPMKKRFEEYENCLQQFWELSGLNPDNYVLRARQLYHDREEITVLVRPKVLGRG; encoded by the coding sequence ATGCGTTCGTTCCTTCTTTACTGCCGCGCCGGATTTGAAAAGGATTGTGCGGCCGAAGCCCATGATCGCTTTGCTGAAAAAGGCTGGAACGGCTATCCTCAAATCCATGAGGGGCAAGGTCTTGTTGTATTTCGCGCCGAGCCCTTCGATCCCGAAGACAAGTTCATCCAACCGCCTTCCGGTCAGGATTTCGTCTTCGCGCGGCAGATGGTCGATGACGTGCAGCTCGTCAAAGGCCTGGCCGACGGCGACCGGGCAGGCCCTCTGGTCAAGGCGCTGGCAACACTCGCGCCGAAGGGCGTTTATCGCGAGCTTCGCCTCGAATACCTGGAAAGTCAGGAAGGCCTCGGCATCGCGCCTTTTTATAAAAAATTTAGTCCGGCCCTTTTCAATGCTCTGAAGCGCCAGGGCCTGAAGCATGACCGCAATGAAGCACGCGCTCCCATCCTGCACATCCTGATGCCGTCCTATGAAGAGGCCTGGGTGGGCCGCAGCTCGCCGTCGCGTTCCTCGCCTTGGATCAACGGCATTCCGCGCCTGAAATTTCCGAAGGATGCGCCGAGCCGCTCGACCTTGAAACTCGATGAAGCCTTTGTCACGCTCCTGAATGACGAGGAGCGCGTGAAGCTTCTCGATAGCCCCGGCACCGCGGTGGACCTGGGTGCCGCGCCGGGCGGCTGGACCTTTCAGATGGTGCAGCGCGGATTTTACGTGACGGCCGTGGATAACGGTGACATGGATCCGACCCTGATGAACACAGGGCTAGTCGATCATAAGACCGAGGACGCCTTCAAATACCGGCCTAAACATTCCGTCGATCTTCTGCTCTGCGATATGGTCGAACGCCCCCAGAAGGTCATGCCGCTCATGGCCCTTTGGTTCAAGGATAAACTCTGCCGCTGGGCGGTCTTTAACCTGAAACTTCCCATGAAGAAACGCTTCGAAGAATACGAAAACTGCCTGCAGCAATTCTGGGAACTGAGCGGCCTGAATCCCGATAACTACGTGCTGCGTGCGCGCCAGCTCTACCATGATCGGGAAGAAATCACCGTCCTCGTTCGCCCAAAAGTTCTGGGCCGCGGATAA
- a CDS encoding PilZ domain-containing protein, with protein MTMNWSDKRREFRFQLKGSFDGYNFAIGAHNVAVEPIDISRSGLGVIVDTHLNQDEEVELKIHFPDSRPPVTLHVRFRTSERDAATMKARTRCGLELSDKDKRRGIDLIALLSGTPKLRLLCAS; from the coding sequence ATGACCATGAACTGGTCCGACAAGCGCCGCGAGTTTCGCTTCCAGCTGAAAGGCAGCTTCGATGGCTATAACTTCGCGATTGGCGCCCACAACGTCGCCGTCGAGCCCATCGACATCAGCCGCAGCGGGTTGGGTGTAATTGTGGACACTCATCTGAATCAAGATGAGGAGGTTGAACTGAAGATTCACTTTCCTGATTCCCGCCCTCCCGTCACGCTGCATGTTCGCTTCCGCACCTCGGAGCGCGATGCGGCAACGATGAAGGCCCGGACCCGCTGCGGTTTGGAGCTGAGTGATAAAGACAAGCGTCGCGGCATTGATCTGATTGCCTTGCTCAGCGGCACTCCCAAGCTTCGTCTTTTGTGCGCAAGCTAA
- a CDS encoding sigma-54 dependent transcriptional regulator, which translates to MSKGKLPRHALNGTRILIVDDEEILAWSIETELKSNGADVMSCSTLRTALENFTSFNPDLAICDLRLPDGSGMELLKKWRFEKPDMPIILITAHGAVESAVDALRLGAFDYLQKPFDMKALVASVNRGAELSFLRQKVSQLTGHEVVREPLQMVGESPAMKRVRGQLERIAKSKANTVLILGESGTGKELAARAIHEWSDRANSPFVEINCASIPETLLESELFGYEKGAFTDARDRKLGLFELAQNGTIFLDELGEMPMKLQTKLLRALEYRRFKRLGGTKDISFSARIVAATNRNLLEEIQAKNFRSDLYYRLSSLPVYLPPLRERMEDLDGLAEFFVGRIALDLGIAPPDLSPSAREKMRSHTWPGNMRELKNVLERALVFHAPTEILPQHIELDPVIEPMSCQPALTHHHEDEFLRNGHDHGGPNSTAGHSSMAGHSSMAGRSSMAGPSPMVLPEQGINLEDLERDLLLQALERARNNQTKAAELLGISRHTLRYRLEKHGIIKH; encoded by the coding sequence ATGTCCAAAGGCAAATTACCCCGGCATGCGTTGAACGGGACGCGGATCCTGATCGTGGATGATGAAGAGATCCTGGCATGGAGCATCGAGACGGAACTCAAGTCGAACGGTGCGGACGTCATGTCGTGCAGCACGCTGCGGACGGCGCTCGAAAACTTTACGAGCTTCAACCCGGATCTGGCCATCTGCGATCTGCGGCTGCCTGATGGAAGTGGGATGGAGCTGCTTAAAAAATGGCGCTTTGAAAAACCGGATATGCCCATCATCCTGATCACCGCGCATGGCGCGGTGGAATCCGCGGTGGATGCCCTGCGGCTTGGGGCCTTTGATTACCTGCAAAAACCCTTCGATATGAAAGCCCTCGTGGCCTCGGTCAATCGTGGGGCGGAATTATCGTTTCTGAGGCAGAAGGTGAGTCAGCTCACCGGCCATGAGGTGGTGCGCGAGCCCCTGCAGATGGTGGGGGAATCCCCGGCGATGAAACGCGTGCGGGGTCAACTGGAACGCATTGCCAAATCCAAAGCCAACACGGTTTTGATCCTGGGTGAAAGCGGGACGGGTAAGGAGCTGGCCGCGCGCGCCATTCACGAATGGTCGGATCGCGCGAACAGTCCCTTTGTGGAAATCAACTGCGCGAGCATTCCCGAAACGCTTTTGGAAAGCGAACTGTTCGGCTACGAAAAGGGTGCTTTCACCGATGCCCGTGATCGCAAGCTCGGGCTTTTCGAATTGGCCCAGAACGGGACCATCTTCCTCGACGAGTTGGGCGAGATGCCGATGAAGCTGCAGACCAAGCTTTTGAGAGCCTTGGAATACAGGCGTTTCAAGCGACTCGGCGGCACCAAGGATATCAGCTTTTCCGCGCGCATCGTCGCCGCTACCAACAGAAACCTATTGGAAGAGATCCAGGCGAAAAATTTCCGCAGCGATCTTTACTATCGTTTGAGTTCCCTGCCGGTTTACCTGCCGCCTCTGCGGGAGCGCATGGAGGACCTGGATGGGCTCGCGGAATTTTTTGTGGGCCGCATCGCCCTCGACCTGGGCATCGCGCCACCGGATCTGAGTCCTTCGGCACGCGAAAAAATGCGCTCGCATACCTGGCCCGGGAACATGCGCGAATTGAAGAACGTTCTGGAACGCGCCCTCGTGTTTCATGCGCCTACGGAAATCCTGCCTCAGCATATTGAACTCGACCCGGTGATCGAGCCGATGTCCTGCCAGCCCGCGCTCACGCATCATCATGAGGATGAGTTCCTAAGGAACGGCCACGATCACGGCGGTCCGAACTCCACGGCCGGGCATAGTTCCATGGCCGGGCATAGTTCCATGGCCGGGCGCAGTTCCATGGCCGGGCCGAGTCCCATGGTCCTGCCCGAACAGGGCATCAACCTGGAAGACCTGGAGCGCGATCTTTTGCTGCAGGCTTTGGAAAGGGCGCGCAATAACCAAACCAAGGCCGCGGAGCTGCTCGGCATCTCGCGCCACACCCTTCGCTACCGGCTCGAAAAACACGGGATCATCAAACACTGA
- the tdh gene encoding L-threonine 3-dehydrogenase — translation MRALVKRHRKPGLWMEEVPVPELAPDDVLIRVKKTAICGTDLHIYNWDAWAQKTIPVPMVTGHEFVGVIEKLGSNVTGYKVGDRVSGEGHITCGHCRNCRAGKRHLCRNTIGVGVNRQGCFAEYLAIPYGNAFKIHDSIPDDVASMFDPYGNAVHTALSFNLVGEDVLITGAGPIGIMAAAIAKHVGARHVVVTDINDYRLNLAKEMGATRIVNVARENLSDVMREIGMVEGFDVGLEVSGNAKAFRSMLDTMNHGGSIALLGIFSEEVAIDWSAVVFKGLFIKGIYGREMFDTWYKMSAMLQSGLNIAPVITHRFKAEDFEQGFQILNAGKSGKVILDWT, via the coding sequence ATGCGCGCTCTGGTCAAACGTCATCGCAAACCCGGTCTTTGGATGGAGGAGGTTCCCGTTCCCGAGCTGGCGCCTGATGATGTTTTGATTCGCGTGAAGAAAACCGCGATCTGCGGCACCGACCTGCATATCTACAATTGGGACGCCTGGGCCCAGAAAACCATTCCGGTGCCGATGGTGACCGGCCATGAGTTTGTCGGCGTCATTGAAAAACTCGGTTCGAACGTGACCGGCTATAAGGTCGGCGATCGGGTTTCCGGTGAAGGCCACATCACCTGCGGCCACTGCCGCAACTGCCGCGCGGGCAAGCGCCACCTCTGCCGCAACACCATCGGCGTCGGCGTCAACCGTCAGGGCTGCTTTGCCGAATACCTCGCGATACCTTACGGCAACGCCTTTAAAATCCATGACTCCATTCCCGATGATGTGGCGTCGATGTTCGACCCTTACGGCAACGCCGTGCATACCGCCCTTTCCTTCAACCTCGTGGGCGAGGATGTGCTCATCACCGGCGCAGGACCGATCGGGATCATGGCGGCCGCGATTGCCAAGCACGTAGGCGCTCGTCACGTCGTGGTCACCGACATCAATGATTACCGTCTGAACCTGGCCAAGGAAATGGGCGCCACCCGCATCGTGAATGTGGCCCGCGAAAACCTGAGCGATGTCATGCGCGAGATCGGAATGGTCGAGGGCTTTGACGTAGGCCTCGAGGTTTCCGGTAACGCCAAGGCCTTCCGCTCCATGCTGGATACCATGAACCATGGCGGCAGCATCGCGCTGCTCGGGATCTTTTCCGAGGAAGTGGCAATCGACTGGAGCGCGGTCGTATTCAAAGGCCTTTTCATCAAAGGTATTTATGGTCGCGAGATGTTTGATACCTGGTATAAGATGAGCGCCATGCTCCAAAGCGGCCTCAATATCGCCCCTGTGATCACGCATCGTTTCAAGGCCGAGGATTTTGAGCAGGGCTTTCAAATTCTGAATGCCGGTAAGTCTGGAAAAGTGATTCTGGACTGGACCTGA
- a CDS encoding cbb3-type cytochrome c oxidase subunit I, which yields MHYNDRIAGRFLQATVGWGLLALFIGFYAALQLQFWPLQGEIPFLGFGRLRPLHSNLMVFGFAANALFAGIYYTLQRLCQSRIWSDHLALGHFWGWQLVLSLGLLSLAFGFTQARPLAEMEWPLDVLIVIVWALFSLNFFMTVGRRQVPFLYVTLWFFAAGIMGFTLLHIVNALAMPAGIFKSYPFFVGLSDAMIQLWYAQNLRSFFLTLPALGLMYYFIPKLVKKPLHSYRLAILQFWALVFFSLWTGPSKLLYTSLPEWMQSLGLIFSLMMLAPGWAAVINGVGTIGWKDRRWLRHPALLFFTLALASYGLSVGVEALSSFKSVNLLVQYSDWISAETHLYLSGWIGSFIFGMAYALVPRLWHQRLYSRTLGRIHFWITLASIILMLIALGVGGVVQGFRWFAVQEDGLLVQPEFLDTIHSLKGFYTVRLISNALFLLGTLLAVFNFFKTAQLGKLQDTEASLDIVTLPEPMNRREAWERKLGPLTFGIFILLIGSSLALLLPLPDQSTELKPYTPLAQHGRDIYMREGCHSCHTQVVRVALKEELRYGPASQLWEYQQDRPALWGQRRHGPDLYRIGGKYPHLWHYQHLVTPQTVAPGSLMPSYQRLVTSKVSRDEVNLRHATLKKLGVAYGPDDPWALYEAEAQKIRESLAQAQIAVDSDADIIALIAYLQKLGTDLKH from the coding sequence GTGCATTACAATGATCGTATCGCCGGCCGTTTCCTTCAAGCGACAGTTGGTTGGGGCCTTCTGGCCCTCTTCATCGGTTTTTACGCAGCCCTGCAGCTTCAGTTCTGGCCTTTGCAGGGCGAAATTCCCTTCCTGGGTTTCGGACGCCTGCGTCCCCTTCACAGCAACCTGATGGTCTTCGGTTTCGCGGCGAATGCTCTCTTTGCAGGCATTTATTACACGCTGCAGAGGCTCTGCCAAAGCCGGATCTGGTCCGACCACCTTGCCCTCGGGCATTTTTGGGGCTGGCAGCTCGTGCTTTCGCTGGGGCTTCTTTCACTCGCCTTCGGCTTTACGCAGGCGAGGCCTTTGGCGGAAATGGAATGGCCGCTGGATGTTCTGATTGTGATCGTCTGGGCTTTATTCAGCCTTAATTTTTTCATGACGGTCGGGCGCCGGCAGGTGCCTTTCCTTTATGTGACCCTCTGGTTTTTCGCTGCCGGGATTATGGGTTTTACTCTTCTGCATATCGTCAATGCCTTGGCCATGCCAGCGGGAATCTTCAAAAGCTATCCCTTCTTTGTAGGGCTGAGCGACGCCATGATACAGCTCTGGTACGCGCAAAATCTCCGAAGTTTTTTTCTGACGCTTCCTGCCCTCGGTCTTATGTATTATTTCATACCGAAGCTTGTGAAAAAACCGCTTCATTCCTATCGACTCGCCATCCTCCAGTTCTGGGCCCTGGTTTTTTTCAGCCTGTGGACCGGACCTTCGAAGCTGCTCTATACGAGCCTTCCTGAATGGATGCAGTCACTCGGTCTTATTTTCAGCCTGATGATGCTGGCGCCGGGATGGGCGGCTGTGATCAATGGTGTGGGAACCATCGGCTGGAAGGATCGCAGGTGGCTGCGGCACCCTGCACTTCTTTTCTTCACGCTGGCCCTTGCGTCCTATGGTTTGAGCGTGGGCGTGGAAGCTTTGAGTTCCTTCAAATCCGTGAACCTGCTTGTTCAGTATAGCGATTGGATCAGCGCGGAAACCCATCTTTACCTGTCGGGCTGGATAGGATCCTTTATTTTCGGAATGGCTTATGCCCTGGTCCCCCGTCTTTGGCATCAGCGCCTCTACAGTCGAACGCTCGGGCGGATCCATTTTTGGATCACGCTTGCCAGCATTATACTGATGCTGATCGCTCTGGGTGTGGGCGGTGTGGTTCAAGGTTTTCGCTGGTTCGCGGTCCAGGAGGACGGTCTGCTCGTGCAGCCGGAATTTTTGGATACGATTCATTCGCTCAAGGGTTTTTATACTGTAAGGCTCATCAGCAATGCCCTTTTCCTGCTGGGTACATTGCTGGCTGTCTTCAATTTTTTCAAGACAGCGCAGCTCGGCAAATTACAGGATACCGAAGCGTCTTTGGACATCGTGACCCTGCCGGAGCCCATGAATCGCAGGGAAGCCTGGGAGCGAAAGCTTGGGCCTTTGACCTTCGGGATCTTCATACTCCTGATCGGCAGCAGTCTCGCCCTTCTTCTGCCGCTGCCGGATCAAAGCACCGAACTCAAACCCTATACGCCACTGGCCCAGCACGGTCGCGATATCTATATGCGCGAGGGTTGCCACAGCTGTCACACGCAGGTGGTGCGCGTCGCCCTGAAGGAAGAGCTGCGCTATGGTCCGGCCTCGCAGCTCTGGGAATATCAGCAGGATCGTCCTGCTCTTTGGGGACAAAGGCGTCACGGACCTGATCTTTACCGGATAGGCGGGAAGTATCCTCACCTTTGGCATTATCAGCATCTCGTGACGCCGCAAACCGTGGCCCCAGGTTCCTTGATGCCTTCCTATCAGCGTCTCGTAACGAGCAAGGTGAGCCGCGATGAGGTTAACCTCCGTCATGCGACGCTCAAAAAACTGGGCGTTGCCTATGGTCCTGATGATCCCTGGGCGCTTTACGAGGCCGAGGCGCAGAAGATTCGGGAAAGCCTCGCCCAGGCTCAGATCGCAGTGGATTCGGATGCGGACATCATTGCCCTGATCGCCTATCTGCAAAAACTGGGTACGGATCTGAAACATTAA